A window of Fusobacterium sp. IOR10 genomic DNA:
TTACTTTTATTTTATATACTTTTTTCATTTTGTCATCCCCTTTATTTTATAATTGTTTAATACTAACTATTTTATAATTGCTTTCTTTATTTTCCCCTGAAGCTTCCATTGAAGCAACCATTGCTGCCATAAGCATATCTTGATCACTTTCTAATTCTTCAAATGTAATACCTTTTTTAGAAACTATCACTGTTTCAGTTTTTATTTCATTTTTCACTTGAGGCTTAACTATAACATCAGGTTTCTTTTGTTCTTTTCCCTCTTTAAATATTACTTTAAAGCTTTCTAAGATTAAAGAAATTATATATAGTAAAACAAAAACTATTAGCATTGACATTATAGATAATTGAATTCCTGTCATCATTGAAATTTTTTCCATCATATTTATCACCTACCTATACAAATAAATTTATTATATGTTCTTCTATTTCTGCTTCTGGATGTTCTCTTTTTTCTAAGAATTTTCTAGCGTTATCTGGAAATAATGCGTACATTAGTACATCTTCCATTGATTTAGCCAAAT
This region includes:
- a CDS encoding OadG family protein, with the translated sequence MMEKISMMTGIQLSIMSMLIVFVLLYIISLILESFKVIFKEGKEQKKPDVIVKPQVKNEIKTETVIVSKKGITFEELESDQDMLMAAMVASMEASGENKESNYKIVSIKQL